A window of the Serratia sarumanii genome harbors these coding sequences:
- the cheZ gene encoding protein phosphatase CheZ — MRDIPMPASDAATAGEIISRIGQLTRMLRDSMRELGLDQAIAQAAEAIPDARDRLDYVVTMTAQAAERALNCVEAAQPRQAELESGANALKGRWDEWFANPIELDDARSLVNDTRQYLDQVPSHTAFTNAQLLEIMMAQDFQDLTGQVIKRMMDVVQEIEKQLLMVLMENMPEQPVKEKRPNDSLLNGPQLDQNGVGVIANQAQVDDLLDSLGF; from the coding sequence ATGAGAGACATTCCAATGCCTGCCAGCGATGCAGCGACCGCGGGAGAGATCATTTCCCGCATCGGCCAACTGACCCGAATGCTGCGCGACAGCATGCGCGAACTGGGGCTCGATCAGGCGATCGCCCAGGCGGCAGAGGCGATCCCGGATGCGCGCGACCGTCTTGACTATGTCGTAACCATGACGGCGCAGGCGGCGGAACGGGCGTTGAACTGCGTGGAGGCGGCGCAACCGCGCCAGGCGGAGCTGGAATCCGGCGCGAACGCGTTGAAGGGGCGCTGGGACGAGTGGTTCGCCAATCCTATCGAACTGGACGACGCGCGTTCTCTGGTCAACGACACGCGCCAGTATCTGGATCAGGTGCCGAGCCATACGGCCTTCACCAACGCCCAGCTGCTGGAGATCATGATGGCGCAGGACTTCCAGGATCTGACCGGTCAGGTGATCAAGCGCATGATGGACGTGGTGCAGGAGATCGAAAAGCAGCTGCTGATGGTGCTGATGGAAAACATGCCGGAGCAGCCGGTGAAGGAAAAACGGCCAAACGACAGCCTGCTGAACGGCCCGCAGCTCGACCAGAACGGCGTCGGCGTGATCGCCAACCAGGCGCAGGTCGATGATCTGCTCGACAGCCTCGGTTTCTGA
- the cheY gene encoding chemotaxis response regulator CheY: MADKNLRFLVVDDFSTMRRIVRNLLKELGFNNVEEAEDGADALNKLRAGGFDFVVSDWNMPNMDGLELLQTIRADSALAAMPVLMVTAEAKKENIIAAAQAGASGYVVKPFTAATLEEKLNKIFEKLGM; the protein is encoded by the coding sequence ATGGCAGACAAGAACCTCAGATTTCTGGTTGTGGACGACTTTTCCACCATGCGTCGCATCGTCAGAAATCTGCTCAAAGAGCTGGGCTTCAACAACGTCGAAGAAGCTGAAGACGGCGCGGATGCGCTGAACAAGCTGCGCGCCGGCGGTTTCGACTTCGTGGTGTCCGACTGGAACATGCCGAACATGGACGGGCTGGAGCTGCTGCAAACCATCCGCGCCGATAGCGCGCTGGCCGCGATGCCGGTATTGATGGTGACGGCGGAAGCCAAGAAAGAAAATATCATCGCGGCGGCGCAGGCCGGCGCCAGCGGTTATGTAGTGAAACCATTTACGGCGGCGACGCTGGAAGAAAAGCTCAACAAGATTTTTGAAAAATTGGGCATGTAA
- a CDS encoding protein-glutamate methylesterase/protein-glutamine glutaminase, with the protein MSKIRVLCVDDSALMRQLMTEIVNGHADMEMVATAPDPLVARDLIKKFNPQVLTLDVEMPRMDGLDFLEKLMRLRPMPVVMVSSLTGKGSEITLRALELGAVDFVTKPQLGIREGMLAYSELIAEKIRTAARARLPQRSNSPAPAILSHAPLLSSEKLIAIGASTGGTEAIRQVLQPLPATSPALLITQHMPPGFTRSFAERLNKLCQITVKEAEDGERVLPGHAYIAPGDRHLELARSGANYQVKLHDGPAVNRHRPSVDVLFRSVAQYAGRNAVGVILTGMGNDGAAGMLEMHRAGAYTLAQNEASCVVFGMPREAIAGGGVSEVVELDRMSQRMLAQIAGGQALRI; encoded by the coding sequence ATGAGTAAAATCAGAGTGTTATGCGTAGACGATTCGGCACTGATGCGCCAGCTGATGACGGAAATCGTGAACGGCCACGCCGACATGGAGATGGTGGCGACCGCGCCGGATCCGCTGGTGGCGCGCGATCTGATCAAAAAATTTAATCCCCAGGTGCTGACGCTGGACGTCGAGATGCCGCGCATGGACGGGCTGGATTTCCTCGAGAAGCTGATGCGCCTGCGGCCGATGCCGGTGGTAATGGTCTCTTCGCTGACCGGCAAAGGCTCGGAAATCACGCTGCGCGCGCTGGAGCTGGGCGCGGTGGACTTCGTGACCAAACCGCAGCTCGGCATTCGCGAGGGCATGTTGGCCTACAGCGAGCTGATTGCCGAGAAGATCCGCACCGCCGCCAGGGCGCGCCTGCCGCAGCGTTCCAACAGCCCGGCGCCGGCGATCCTCAGCCACGCGCCGCTGCTGAGCAGTGAAAAACTGATCGCCATCGGCGCTTCCACCGGCGGCACCGAAGCGATCCGCCAGGTGCTGCAGCCGCTGCCTGCCACCAGTCCGGCGCTGCTGATCACCCAGCACATGCCGCCCGGTTTCACCCGTTCGTTCGCCGAGCGGCTGAACAAGCTGTGCCAGATCACGGTGAAAGAAGCGGAGGACGGCGAGCGCGTGCTGCCGGGCCATGCCTACATCGCACCGGGGGATCGCCACTTGGAACTGGCGCGCAGCGGCGCCAACTATCAGGTGAAGCTGCATGACGGCCCGGCGGTTAACCGCCATCGTCCGTCGGTCGATGTGCTGTTCCGCTCGGTGGCGCAATATGCCGGCCGCAATGCGGTGGGCGTGATCCTCACCGGCATGGGCAACGACGGGGCGGCGGGGATGCTGGAGATGCACCGCGCCGGGGCCTATACCCTGGCGCAAAACGAGGCGAGCTGTGTGGTGTTCGGCATGCCGCGCGAGGCGATCGCCGGCGGCGGCGTCAGCGAAGTGGTCGAGCTGGACAGGATGAGCCAGCGCATGTTGGCGCAGATCGCCGGCGGCCAGGCATTGCGCATTTGA
- the cheR gene encoding protein-glutamate O-methyltransferase CheR, translating into MKQAPSTSNRDTASMLTQMVQRLPLSDVHFRRISQLIYQRAGIVLAEHKREMVYNRLVRRLRLLGLHDFGDYLALLESDPNSAEWQAFINALTTNLTAFFREAHHFPILAEHARSRPNGYSVWSTAASTGEEPYSIAITLSDALGQRAGSCQVWASDIDTQVLEKAEAGVYRQEDLRTLTPTQMQRYFLRGTGPHQGLVRVRPELAARVNFQPLNLLAPEWALPGQFDAIFCRNVMIYFDKATQERILRRFVPLLKPGGLMFAGHSENFSQISRDFYLRGQTVYGLTKER; encoded by the coding sequence ATGAAACAGGCGCCGTCAACTTCTAACCGGGATACTGCGTCGATGTTGACGCAAATGGTGCAGCGCCTGCCGCTGTCGGACGTGCATTTTCGCCGTATCAGCCAGTTGATTTATCAACGCGCCGGCATCGTGCTGGCGGAGCATAAGCGCGAGATGGTTTACAACCGTCTGGTGCGCCGGCTGCGGCTGTTGGGACTGCACGATTTCGGCGACTACCTGGCGCTGCTGGAAAGCGATCCGAACAGCGCGGAGTGGCAGGCGTTTATCAACGCGCTGACCACCAACCTGACGGCCTTTTTCCGCGAGGCGCATCACTTCCCGATCCTGGCGGAACACGCGCGCTCGCGGCCGAACGGCTACAGCGTGTGGAGCACCGCAGCCTCGACCGGCGAAGAGCCGTATTCGATCGCCATCACGCTGAGCGATGCATTGGGCCAGCGGGCCGGCAGTTGCCAGGTCTGGGCCAGCGACATCGATACGCAGGTGCTGGAAAAAGCGGAAGCGGGCGTTTACCGCCAGGAAGATCTGCGCACCCTGACGCCGACCCAAATGCAGCGCTATTTCCTGCGCGGCACCGGGCCGCATCAGGGGCTGGTGCGCGTGCGGCCGGAACTGGCGGCGCGGGTGAACTTTCAGCCGCTGAACCTGCTGGCGCCGGAGTGGGCGCTGCCGGGGCAGTTCGACGCCATTTTTTGCCGCAACGTCATGATCTATTTCGATAAGGCGACGCAGGAGCGCATCCTGCGCCGCTTCGTTCCCTTGCTTAAGCCGGGGGGGCTGATGTTCGCCGGCCACTCCGAGAATTTCAGCCAGATCAGCCGGGATTTCTACTTGCGTGGGCAGACCGTGTATGGGCTGACCAAGGAGAGGTAA
- a CDS encoding methyl-accepting chemotaxis protein translates to MFNRIRISTSLFLLLMTFCVLQLASSGLSYSAFRSDNHNLDIITLGSQQRDSLSLSWVSLLQARNTLNRAGTRAALKLPQEQVNELMSSARSSLQKADLYFNQFMAVERSSEQQSQQTATTKASYERLRGALRELIGFLEKGELQAFMDQPTQKTQDLFEADFVQYLQLVNGDISEARDANQFSFKLAGLMLAGAVLMLIVVTGSAMWWLRTMLVQPLNQIRSHFERIAAGDLATPIQVYGRNEISMLFASLQRTQQSLIGTVGAVRDGAESILIGLQEIAEGNNDLSSRTEQQAASLEQTAASMEQLTATVKQNADNARQASQLARDASATAAKGGELAGDVVTTMHDIANSSQKIGAITSVIDGIAFQTNILALNAAVEAARAGEQGRGFAVVAGEVRNLASRSAQAAKEIKVLIDESVSRVKHGSVLVENSGATMQDIVRSVTRVTDIMGEIASASDEQSRGIEQVTQAVTQMDQVTQQNAALVEESASAATALEEQAITLADAVAVFRLADDNFVAPGNSNNAVSPVVKEAQDC, encoded by the coding sequence GTGTTTAACCGAATCCGTATCTCTACCAGCTTGTTCCTGTTGTTGATGACCTTCTGCGTTCTGCAGCTGGCCAGCAGCGGCCTGTCGTATTCCGCGTTTCGCTCCGATAACCACAACCTCGACATCATCACCCTCGGCAGCCAGCAGCGCGATTCGCTCAGCCTGAGCTGGGTGTCGCTGTTGCAGGCGCGCAATACGCTGAACCGCGCCGGCACCCGTGCGGCGCTGAAACTGCCGCAGGAGCAGGTGAACGAATTGATGAGCAGCGCTCGCAGTTCGCTGCAGAAGGCCGATCTTTATTTCAATCAGTTCATGGCGGTTGAGCGCAGCAGTGAGCAACAGAGTCAGCAGACGGCAACCACCAAGGCCAGCTACGAGCGGCTGCGCGGCGCGCTGCGCGAGCTGATCGGCTTTCTGGAGAAAGGGGAGCTGCAGGCGTTTATGGACCAGCCGACGCAGAAAACCCAGGACTTGTTCGAAGCCGACTTCGTGCAGTACCTGCAGTTGGTCAACGGCGACATCAGCGAAGCCAGAGACGCCAACCAGTTCTCCTTCAAGCTGGCGGGCCTGATGCTGGCGGGGGCGGTCTTGATGCTGATCGTGGTGACCGGCAGCGCCATGTGGTGGTTACGCACCATGCTGGTACAGCCGCTGAACCAGATCCGCAGCCACTTTGAACGTATCGCCGCCGGCGATTTGGCGACGCCGATTCAGGTGTATGGCCGCAATGAAATCAGCATGCTGTTCGCCAGCCTGCAACGCACGCAGCAGTCGCTGATCGGCACCGTCGGCGCGGTGCGCGACGGGGCGGAGTCGATTCTGATCGGCCTGCAGGAGATCGCCGAAGGCAACAACGATCTCTCTTCCCGCACCGAGCAGCAGGCCGCGTCGCTGGAACAGACCGCCGCCAGCATGGAACAGCTGACCGCCACGGTGAAACAGAACGCCGACAATGCGCGGCAGGCTTCTCAGCTGGCGCGCGACGCCTCGGCCACCGCGGCCAAGGGCGGCGAACTGGCCGGCGACGTGGTGACCACCATGCACGATATCGCCAACAGTTCGCAGAAAATCGGCGCCATCACCAGCGTGATTGACGGCATCGCCTTCCAGACCAACATTCTGGCGCTCAATGCGGCGGTGGAAGCGGCGCGCGCCGGTGAACAGGGGCGCGGTTTCGCCGTGGTCGCCGGCGAAGTGCGCAACCTGGCGAGCCGCAGCGCGCAGGCGGCGAAAGAGATCAAGGTGCTGATCGATGAATCGGTCAGCCGCGTCAAACACGGCTCGGTGCTGGTGGAAAACTCCGGCGCCACCATGCAGGACATCGTGCGTTCGGTGACCCGCGTGACCGACATCATGGGCGAGATCGCGTCGGCTTCGGATGAACAGAGCCGCGGCATCGAGCAGGTGACGCAGGCGGTGACCCAGATGGATCAGGTCACCCAGCAGAACGCCGCGCTGGTGGAAGAGTCCGCTTCTGCCGCCACCGCGCTGGAAGAGCAGGCCATTACCCTGGCTGACGCGGTCGCGGTATTCCGTCTGGCGGACGATAACTTCGTCGCGCCAGGTAACAGCAACAACGCAGTTTCACCCGTGGTAAAGGAAGCCCAAGATTGTTAA
- the tsr gene encoding methyl-accepting chemotaxis protein, translating to MLNRMKVVTSLLLVLVLFGALQLISGGLFFSSLKNDKENFAVLQTIRQQQSELNESWVNLLQTRNTLNRAGIRYMMDTNKIGSGATVTDLLTSAKSMLTVAEQHYAAYEKIPLDPRQDVQSAEKLKQQYDILHGALTELIQLLGEGKINAFFDQPTQSYQDGFEQIYNTYLAQNDKLYQGAVEDSNKSFSSAIWTLVIVLLVVLAVIVLVWTGIHHILVRPLNRMIDHIKQIAAGDLTQQIVVTSRNEMGVLAASLKHMQSELIETVSGVRQGADAIYSGASEIAAGNNDLSSRTEQQAASLEETAASMEQLTATVKQNAENARQASQLALSASETAQKGGKVVANVVQTMHDIAGSSQKIADITGVIDGIAFQTNILALNAAVEAARAGEQGRGFAVVAGEVRNLAQRSAQAAKEIKGLIEDSVSRVDMGSVLVESAGETMGDIVNAVTRVTDIMGEIASASDEQSRGIDQVGQAVAEMDRVTQQNASLVEESASAAAALEEQASMLTQSVAVFRLRAEGQEEFKAPVTSKATVTPVINHKKMNASDLQDNWETF from the coding sequence ATGTTAAATCGTATGAAGGTGGTCACCAGCCTGTTGCTGGTGTTGGTGCTGTTTGGCGCCTTGCAGTTGATTTCGGGCGGACTCTTTTTCTCCTCGCTCAAGAATGATAAAGAGAACTTTGCCGTACTGCAGACGATTCGTCAGCAGCAGTCTGAATTGAACGAAAGCTGGGTCAACCTGCTGCAGACTCGTAATACCCTGAACCGAGCGGGTATTCGTTACATGATGGATACCAACAAAATCGGCAGCGGTGCCACCGTCACCGATCTGTTGACTTCGGCGAAGAGCATGCTGACGGTCGCGGAACAGCATTACGCCGCCTATGAAAAAATCCCTCTCGATCCGCGTCAGGACGTGCAGTCCGCGGAAAAACTCAAGCAACAGTATGACATCTTGCACGGTGCTTTGACCGAACTGATTCAGCTGTTGGGCGAAGGCAAAATCAATGCCTTCTTCGATCAACCGACACAAAGCTATCAGGACGGCTTCGAGCAGATCTACAACACCTACCTGGCACAAAACGACAAGCTGTACCAAGGCGCGGTAGAAGACAGCAACAAGTCGTTCTCCTCGGCCATTTGGACGCTGGTGATCGTGTTGCTGGTCGTGTTGGCCGTGATCGTGCTCGTTTGGACCGGCATCCATCATATCCTGGTGCGCCCGCTGAACCGCATGATTGACCACATCAAACAGATCGCCGCCGGCGACCTGACTCAGCAGATCGTCGTCACCAGCCGCAACGAAATGGGCGTGCTGGCGGCCAGCCTGAAACACATGCAAAGCGAACTGATCGAAACCGTCAGCGGCGTGCGTCAGGGCGCGGACGCCATCTACAGCGGCGCGTCGGAAATCGCCGCGGGCAACAACGATCTCTCCTCCCGCACCGAGCAGCAGGCCGCTTCGCTGGAAGAGACCGCCGCCAGCATGGAACAGCTGACCGCGACGGTGAAACAGAACGCCGAAAACGCCCGTCAGGCTTCACAGCTGGCGCTGAGCGCCTCCGAAACCGCGCAGAAGGGCGGCAAGGTGGTGGCCAACGTGGTGCAGACCATGCACGACATCGCCGGCAGCTCGCAGAAAATCGCCGATATCACCGGCGTGATCGACGGCATCGCCTTCCAGACCAACATCCTGGCGTTGAACGCCGCGGTGGAAGCGGCGCGCGCCGGCGAGCAGGGCCGCGGCTTCGCGGTGGTGGCCGGTGAAGTGCGCAACCTGGCGCAGCGCAGCGCGCAGGCGGCCAAAGAGATCAAAGGCCTGATCGAAGACTCGGTCAGCCGCGTCGATATGGGTTCCGTGCTGGTGGAAAGCGCCGGTGAAACCATGGGCGACATCGTCAACGCCGTCACCCGCGTGACCGACATCATGGGCGAAATCGCCTCGGCGTCGGACGAACAGAGCCGCGGGATCGATCAGGTTGGCCAGGCGGTAGCGGAAATGGACCGCGTGACCCAGCAGAACGCCTCGTTGGTGGAAGAATCCGCCTCGGCGGCGGCGGCGCTGGAAGAACAGGCCAGCATGCTGACCCAGTCGGTGGCGGTATTCCGCCTGAGGGCGGAAGGCCAGGAAGAGTTTAAAGCGCCTGTCACCAGCAAGGCGACGGTAACACCGGTAATCAATCATAAGAAAATGAACGCCAGCGATCTGCAGGATAACTGGGAAACGTTCTGA
- the cheW gene encoding chemotaxis protein CheW — MAGLAAVSKLAGETVGQEFLIFTLGNEEYGIDILKVQEIRGYDQVTRIANTPAFIKGVTNLRGVIVPIIDLRVKFSQQSVSYDENTVVIVLNFGQRVVGIVVDGVSDVLSLIAEQIRPAPEFAVTLATEYLTGLGSLGERMLILVDIEKLLSSEEMSLVDSVAKSV, encoded by the coding sequence ATGGCAGGATTGGCAGCCGTCAGCAAATTGGCTGGCGAAACGGTAGGGCAAGAGTTTCTGATTTTCACCCTGGGCAATGAGGAGTACGGCATCGATATCCTCAAGGTGCAGGAAATTCGCGGCTACGATCAGGTGACCCGCATCGCCAACACGCCGGCGTTCATCAAGGGCGTCACCAACCTGCGCGGCGTGATTGTCCCGATCATCGATCTGCGGGTGAAATTCTCGCAGCAAAGCGTGTCTTACGATGAAAACACCGTGGTGATCGTGCTGAACTTTGGCCAGCGCGTGGTGGGCATCGTGGTCGACGGCGTTTCCGACGTGCTGTCGCTGATCGCCGAGCAGATCCGCCCGGCGCCGGAGTTCGCGGTGACGCTGGCGACCGAATACCTCACCGGTCTCGGTTCGCTGGGCGAGCGCATGTTGATCCTGGTGGATATCGAAAAGCTGTTGAGCAGCGAAGAGATGTCGCTGGTCGACAGCGTGGCGAAAAGCGTCTGA
- the cheA gene encoding chemotaxis protein CheA, with the protein MSMDISDFYQTFFDEADELLADMEQHLLELDPLAPDIEPLNAIFRAAHSIKGGAATFGFSVLQETTHLLENLLDGARRQEMSLSTEIINLFLETKDIMQEQLDAYKTSQQPDAESFEYICQALRQLALEAQQQQEAPAAQPAVQQPVVKPVAAPAAIEGGMRISLNGLKASEIPLMLEELGNLGEVKDPHQTEHSLDVTLLTSASEDDISAVLCFVLEPEQISFSTPTQSEPAVAEASLPAAVAAPEPAPVPVANAAPPAAKPAAAPAEAPKARAKASESTSIRVAVEKVDQLINLVGELVITQSMLAQRSGTLDPVNHGDLLNSMSQLERNARDLQESVMSIRMMPMEYVFSRYPRLVRDLAGKLNKQVELTLQGSSTELDKSLIERIIDPLTHLVRNSLDHGIEEPATRVAAGKSAVGNLVLSAEHQGGNICIEVIDDGAGLNREKILAKAASQGLAVSDSMSDEEVGMLIFAPGFSTAEQVTDVSGRGVGMDVVKRNIQEMGGHVEIRSQAGKGTTIRILLPLTLAILDGMSVKVNDEVFILPLNAVMESLQPQAEDLHPLAGGERVLQVRGEYLPLVELYRVFEVDGAKTDATQGIVVILQSAGRRYALLVDQLIGQHQVVVKNLESNYRKVPGISAATILGDGSVALIVDVSALQTLNREKRLTDAAA; encoded by the coding sequence GTGAGCATGGACATTAGCGATTTTTATCAGACCTTCTTTGATGAGGCGGACGAGTTGCTGGCCGACATGGAGCAACATCTGCTGGAGCTGGATCCGCTGGCCCCCGATATCGAGCCGTTGAACGCCATCTTCCGCGCGGCGCACTCGATCAAGGGCGGCGCGGCGACCTTTGGCTTTTCGGTGCTGCAGGAAACCACCCACCTGCTGGAGAACCTGCTGGACGGTGCAAGACGCCAGGAAATGAGCCTGAGCACCGAGATTATCAACCTGTTTCTGGAAACCAAAGACATTATGCAGGAGCAACTGGACGCCTATAAAACCTCGCAACAGCCTGACGCCGAAAGCTTTGAATACATTTGCCAGGCGCTGCGCCAGCTGGCGTTGGAGGCGCAACAGCAGCAGGAGGCGCCTGCGGCTCAACCGGCCGTTCAGCAGCCTGTCGTGAAGCCGGTGGCTGCGCCGGCGGCGATCGAAGGCGGCATGCGCATCAGCCTGAACGGGCTGAAAGCCAGTGAAATCCCCTTGATGTTGGAAGAGCTGGGCAACCTCGGCGAGGTTAAAGACCCTCATCAGACGGAACACAGTCTGGACGTGACGTTGCTCACCTCCGCCAGCGAAGACGACATCAGCGCCGTGCTGTGCTTCGTGCTGGAGCCGGAACAAATCAGCTTCTCGACGCCGACGCAGAGCGAACCGGCCGTTGCAGAAGCGAGCTTACCGGCAGCGGTCGCCGCGCCGGAACCTGCACCTGTGCCGGTCGCGAACGCCGCGCCGCCTGCCGCCAAACCGGCCGCCGCTCCGGCGGAAGCGCCGAAAGCGCGCGCCAAGGCGAGCGAGTCCACCAGCATTCGCGTGGCGGTGGAAAAGGTGGATCAGCTGATCAACCTGGTGGGCGAGCTGGTGATCACCCAGTCGATGCTGGCGCAGCGCTCCGGCACGCTCGATCCGGTCAACCACGGCGATCTGCTGAACAGCATGAGCCAGCTGGAGCGTAACGCGCGCGATCTGCAGGAGTCGGTGATGTCGATCCGCATGATGCCGATGGAATACGTCTTCAGCCGCTACCCGCGCCTGGTGCGCGATCTGGCCGGCAAGCTGAACAAGCAGGTGGAGCTGACGCTGCAGGGCAGTTCCACCGAACTGGACAAGAGCCTGATCGAACGCATCATCGATCCGTTGACGCACCTGGTGCGCAACAGCCTCGATCACGGTATCGAAGAACCGGCCACCCGCGTCGCCGCCGGCAAATCGGCGGTGGGCAATCTGGTGCTGTCGGCCGAACATCAGGGCGGCAACATCTGTATTGAGGTTATCGACGACGGCGCCGGCCTGAACCGCGAAAAAATTCTCGCCAAGGCCGCGTCGCAAGGGCTGGCGGTGAGCGACAGCATGAGCGACGAAGAAGTCGGCATGCTGATCTTCGCGCCGGGCTTCTCCACTGCCGAGCAGGTGACCGACGTTTCCGGCCGCGGCGTCGGCATGGACGTGGTGAAACGGAATATTCAGGAGATGGGCGGCCACGTCGAGATCCGTTCGCAGGCCGGCAAAGGCACCACCATCCGCATCCTGCTGCCGCTGACGCTGGCGATCCTCGACGGCATGTCGGTCAAGGTGAACGACGAAGTCTTTATCCTGCCGCTGAACGCGGTGATGGAATCGCTGCAGCCGCAGGCGGAAGACTTGCACCCGCTGGCCGGGGGCGAACGCGTGCTGCAGGTGCGCGGCGAATATCTGCCGCTGGTGGAGCTGTATCGGGTATTTGAAGTGGACGGCGCCAAAACCGACGCCACGCAGGGCATCGTCGTTATCCTGCAAAGCGCCGGCCGCCGCTATGCGTTGCTGGTGGATCAACTGATCGGCCAGCATCAGGTGGTGGTGAAGAATCTGGAAAGCAACTACCGCAAAGTGCCGGGCATCTCCGCCGCGACCATTTTGGGCGACGGCAGCGTGGCCTTGATCGTCGATGTCTCGGCGTTGCAAACCTTGAACCGTGAAAAGCGTCTGACGGACGCCGCCGCATAA
- the motB gene encoding flagellar motor protein MotB: MKQNHPVVLVRKRKSHHAAHHGGSWKIAYADFMTAMMAFFLVMWLLAIASPQELTQIAEYFRTPLKVALTSGDKSSSESSPIPGGGDDPTQQHGLVRKQVDSPDKRAEELRLNKLREKLDELIESDPRLKALRPHLLINMMDEGLRIQIIDSQNRPMFKTGSAQVESYMRDILRAIAPILNDLPNKISLSGHTDDIPYASGERGYSNWELSADRANASRRELIAGGLAEGKVLRVVGMAATMSLKQHGADDAINRRITVLVLNKQTQEGIEHENAESNAMDIAQPDSLKQLAPSATAPASQTPEPSAAALEPAASTPAPSVPAQVSPAIAPADQAQEQPAAAPAPTNRDSQPEVTP, encoded by the coding sequence ATGAAACAGAATCATCCGGTCGTTCTGGTCAGAAAGCGCAAGTCGCATCATGCCGCCCATCACGGCGGCTCCTGGAAGATCGCTTATGCCGACTTTATGACGGCGATGATGGCGTTCTTCCTGGTGATGTGGCTGCTGGCGATCGCCAGCCCGCAGGAGCTGACGCAAATCGCCGAATATTTCCGCACGCCGCTCAAGGTGGCACTGACCAGCGGCGACAAGAGCAGCTCCGAAAGCAGCCCGATCCCGGGCGGCGGCGACGATCCTACCCAGCAGCACGGCCTGGTGAGAAAGCAGGTCGATTCGCCGGACAAGCGCGCCGAAGAGCTGCGCCTGAACAAGCTGCGCGAAAAGCTGGATGAGTTGATTGAGTCCGATCCGCGCCTGAAGGCGCTGCGCCCGCATCTGCTGATCAACATGATGGACGAGGGGCTGCGCATACAGATTATCGATAGCCAAAACCGGCCGATGTTCAAAACCGGCAGCGCGCAGGTCGAGAGCTACATGCGCGATATTCTGCGGGCGATAGCGCCGATCCTCAACGATTTGCCGAATAAGATCAGCCTGTCCGGCCACACCGATGATATCCCTTACGCCAGCGGCGAGCGTGGCTACAGCAACTGGGAACTGTCGGCCGATCGCGCCAACGCCTCCCGGCGCGAGCTGATCGCCGGCGGTCTGGCGGAAGGCAAGGTGCTGCGGGTGGTGGGCATGGCGGCCACCATGAGCCTGAAACAGCACGGCGCCGATGACGCGATTAACCGTCGCATCACCGTGCTGGTGCTGAATAAGCAAACGCAAGAAGGCATCGAACATGAAAATGCCGAAAGCAACGCGATGGATATCGCCCAGCCGGACAGCCTGAAACAGCTGGCGCCGTCGGCGACTGCGCCGGCCAGCCAAACGCCGGAGCCCTCGGCGGCAGCCCTGGAGCCGGCGGCGTCAACGCCAGCGCCGAGCGTCCCAGCGCAGGTATCCCCGGCGATAGCCCCGGCCGATCAGGCGCAGGAACAACCGGCGGCCGCACCCGCACCGACTAACCGCGACTCACAGCCAGAGGTGACCCCGTGA
- the motA gene encoding flagellar motor stator protein MotA → MLVILGYLVVLGAVFGGYLIVGGHLGALYQPAEFLIIGGAGVGAFIVGNNGKAIKATLRALPRLMRRSKYNKDLYMDLMALLFRLLAKSRQQGMLSLEFDIDNPQESEIFSNYPRILADNTLVEFITDYLRLMVSGNMNAFEIEALMDEEIETYEQESEVPAGSLAMVGDSLPAFGIVAAVMGVVHALASADRPAAELGALIANAMVGTFLGILLAYGFISPLATLLRQKSAENVKMMQCIKVTLLSSLNGYAPQIAVEFGRKTLYTTERPSFVELEEHVRRVKAPAQQATEEEEA, encoded by the coding sequence GTGCTAGTTATTTTGGGTTATCTGGTGGTATTGGGTGCGGTGTTTGGCGGCTACCTGATCGTGGGCGGCCATCTCGGTGCGTTGTATCAGCCGGCGGAGTTTCTGATTATCGGCGGGGCGGGGGTCGGCGCTTTCATCGTCGGCAACAACGGCAAGGCAATCAAAGCCACGCTGCGCGCGCTGCCGCGGCTGATGCGCCGTTCCAAATACAACAAAGATCTGTACATGGATCTGATGGCGCTGCTGTTCCGCCTGCTGGCCAAATCGCGCCAGCAGGGCATGCTGTCGCTCGAGTTCGATATCGATAATCCGCAAGAAAGTGAAATTTTTTCTAATTATCCGCGCATCCTTGCCGATAACACCCTGGTGGAGTTCATTACCGACTATTTACGGCTGATGGTGAGCGGCAATATGAATGCGTTCGAGATCGAAGCGCTGATGGACGAAGAGATCGAAACCTACGAGCAGGAAAGCGAAGTGCCCGCCGGCAGCCTGGCGATGGTGGGCGACTCCTTGCCGGCGTTCGGTATCGTCGCGGCGGTGATGGGGGTGGTGCACGCCCTGGCTTCGGCCGATCGGCCGGCCGCGGAACTGGGCGCGCTGATCGCCAACGCCATGGTCGGTACTTTCCTCGGCATTCTGCTGGCCTACGGCTTCATCTCGCCGCTGGCCACATTGCTGCGCCAGAAGAGTGCCGAAAACGTCAAGATGATGCAGTGCATCAAGGTCACGCTGCTGTCGAGCCTGAACGGCTACGCGCCGCAGATCGCCGTCGAGTTTGGCCGCAAAACGCTGTATACCACCGAACGTCCTTCTTTCGTTGAGCTGGAAGAACACGTGCGCCGCGTGAAAGCGCCGGCGCAGCAGGCGACGGAAGAAGAAGAAGCATGA